One Desulfobulbus oligotrophicus DNA segment encodes these proteins:
- the gatC gene encoding Asp-tRNA(Asn)/Glu-tRNA(Gln) amidotransferase subunit GatC, with protein MKITKEEVLHVAQLARLDLDIEEAERMTDQLGSILTYVAKLDELDTTQVAVATHTNGQNNVFREDEVHASLPRDQALANSAVQNGEAFVVPRIIG; from the coding sequence ATGAAGATAACCAAAGAAGAAGTGCTCCACGTTGCTCAACTTGCCCGTCTTGATCTAGATATCGAAGAGGCTGAACGCATGACTGATCAGCTCGGCAGTATTCTCACCTATGTTGCCAAGCTGGATGAATTAGATACGACTCAGGTGGCTGTGGCCACGCACACCAACGGACAGAATAACGTTTTTCGGGAGGATGAAGTGCACGCTTCGTTACCAAGAGACCAGGCTCTGGCCAACAGCGCTGTCCAGAACGGTGAAGCCTTTGTCGTTCCCCGGATAATAGGTTAA